In a single window of the Limnohabitans sp. 2KL-27 genome:
- a CDS encoding glycerate kinase — protein MNFTKILTPLAIVVFTVGAWQAFQWAGIALAVGGVVMWVLLHFTRLVTILKKAANRPIGHVASAVMLNAKLKKGVNLMHVIAMTRSLGKLLSEKDAQPEVYTWTDTSESVVTCTFVGGKLTEWTLARPEEPNP, from the coding sequence ATGAATTTCACCAAAATACTGACTCCGCTGGCCATCGTCGTGTTCACTGTGGGGGCCTGGCAGGCTTTTCAGTGGGCGGGCATTGCCCTGGCCGTGGGCGGTGTGGTCATGTGGGTGCTGCTGCACTTCACGCGCTTGGTCACCATCCTGAAAAAAGCCGCCAACCGGCCCATCGGCCATGTGGCCAGCGCCGTGATGCTCAACGCCAAGCTGAAAAAAGGCGTCAATTTGATGCACGTGATCGCGATGACACGCTCTTTGGGCAAACTTTTATCCGAAAAAGACGCCCAACCCGAGGTCTACACCTGGACCGACACCAGCGAATCGGTGGTGACCTGTACTTTTGTGGGCGGCAAGTTGACCGAATGGACACTGGCACGCCCCGAAGAGCCAAACCCTTAA
- the radA gene encoding DNA repair protein RadA, producing MAKDKSIFTCTECGGTSARWMGKCPSCNAWNTLIEGSSEPAAGKNRFGSVHASLAPTSEVLPLAQIEAADFERHPTGIDELDRVLGGGMVEGGVVLIGGDPGIGKSTLLLQAVDALQRSGMQTLYVTGEESGAQVAMRSRRLGLPDSQVPVLPEIQLEKILHTLQSRQPGIAIIDSIQTVYSDQLTSAPGSVAQVRECAAHLTRTAKATGTTIVLVGHVTKEGALAGPRVLEHMVDTVLYFEGDTHSNFRLIRAIKNRFGAVNEIGVFAMTEKGLKGVSNPSAIFLSQHAEPVPGSCVMVTLEGTRPLLVEIQALVDSGGPSPRRLSVGLDRDRLAMLLAVLHRHAGVACMDQDVFVNAVGGVRISEPAADLAVMLAITSSLRGKALPKGFIAFGEVGLAGEVRPAPRGQDRLKEAAKLGFKVAVVPKANAPKKNDKAFEGLTIYPVERIEEAMQVVRGLD from the coding sequence ATGGCCAAAGACAAATCGATATTCACCTGCACCGAATGCGGCGGCACCAGTGCCCGCTGGATGGGCAAATGCCCCAGCTGCAACGCCTGGAACACCTTGATCGAAGGATCCAGCGAGCCCGCCGCCGGGAAAAACCGCTTTGGCTCGGTCCATGCCTCGCTGGCCCCCACCTCCGAGGTGCTGCCCCTGGCTCAAATTGAAGCGGCCGATTTTGAACGCCACCCCACCGGCATTGACGAGCTCGATCGGGTGCTGGGCGGCGGCATGGTCGAAGGCGGTGTGGTGCTGATCGGCGGCGACCCGGGCATTGGCAAATCCACCTTGCTGCTGCAGGCGGTGGACGCATTGCAACGCAGTGGCATGCAAACCCTGTATGTGACGGGCGAAGAAAGCGGCGCGCAAGTGGCCATGCGCTCGCGCCGTCTGGGCCTGCCCGACTCGCAAGTGCCGGTGCTGCCCGAGATCCAGCTTGAAAAGATCCTGCACACCCTGCAATCTCGCCAGCCGGGCATCGCCATCATCGACTCGATCCAGACGGTCTATTCAGACCAATTGACCAGCGCCCCCGGCTCGGTGGCACAGGTGCGCGAATGCGCGGCGCACCTGACGCGCACGGCCAAAGCCACCGGCACCACCATCGTGCTGGTGGGCCACGTCACGAAAGAAGGCGCGCTGGCAGGCCCACGCGTGCTGGAACACATGGTGGACACGGTGCTCTACTTTGAGGGCGACACGCATTCGAACTTCCGCCTGATCCGCGCCATCAAAAACCGCTTTGGTGCGGTGAACGAAATTGGCGTGTTCGCCATGACTGAAAAGGGCCTCAAAGGCGTGAGCAACCCGAGTGCCATCTTTTTGAGCCAACACGCCGAGCCCGTGCCCGGCAGTTGCGTGATGGTCACGCTCGAAGGCACCCGCCCGCTGTTGGTGGAAATTCAGGCCTTGGTGGACAGCGGTGGCCCCAGCCCACGCCGTCTGTCGGTGGGCCTGGACCGCGACCGCCTGGCCATGCTGCTGGCGGTGCTGCACCGCCATGCGGGCGTGGCCTGCATGGACCAAGACGTGTTTGTCAACGCGGTGGGCGGCGTGCGCATCAGCGAGCCGGCGGCCGACCTGGCCGTGATGCTGGCGATCACCAGCAGCCTGCGCGGCAAAGCCTTGCCCAAGGGCTTCATTGCCTTTGGCGAAGTGGGCCTGGCGGGCGAAGTGCGCCCCGCCCCACGCGGACAAGACCGCCTGAAAGAAGCGGCCAAGCTGGGCTTCAAGGTGGCGGTGGTGCCCAAAGCCAACGCCCCCAAGAAAAACGACAAGGCCTTCGAGGGCCTGACCATCTACCCGGTCGAGCGCATCGAAGAAGCCATGCAGGTGGTGCGAGGTTTGGACTGA
- a CDS encoding nitronate monooxygenase family protein — MSFADLLSRLAAPVIQAPMAGVQDHRLTAAVCEAGGLGSLAAAMLTPESLQAELQALGSVTDRPYNVNFFCHSPPAADPVQEATWQQVLSPYYRGMGLDPAHMPSGAGRVPFGHDSADVLEAFRPAVVSFHFGLPAPDLLARVKSWGSLVLSSATTVQEAVWLQANGADAVIAQGLEAGGHRGMFLTDDLSTQMGTLALLPQIVQAVQLPVIAAGGIGSAPGVAAAQALGAAGVQIGTAYLCSHEATTSALHRAALQSPEAQHTALTRLFSGRPARGIVNRLMRELGALNPAAPAFPLATAAIAPLRAAAEARGLSDFTPLWSGQNAATARSLSAADITREMVNAWR, encoded by the coding sequence ATGTCTTTTGCCGATTTGCTTTCTCGTCTTGCAGCACCCGTGATTCAGGCCCCCATGGCCGGCGTGCAAGACCACCGACTGACAGCCGCCGTCTGCGAAGCGGGTGGCTTGGGATCTTTGGCGGCCGCCATGCTCACCCCCGAAAGCTTGCAGGCCGAACTGCAAGCCCTGGGCAGCGTGACCGATCGGCCTTACAACGTCAACTTCTTTTGCCACAGCCCGCCGGCCGCAGATCCTGTGCAGGAAGCCACCTGGCAACAGGTTTTGTCGCCCTATTACCGCGGCATGGGCCTGGACCCAGCCCACATGCCCAGCGGCGCAGGCCGCGTGCCCTTTGGTCACGACAGTGCCGATGTGCTGGAGGCCTTTCGTCCGGCGGTGGTCAGCTTTCACTTTGGCCTGCCAGCGCCCGATTTATTGGCCCGTGTGAAAAGTTGGGGCAGTCTGGTGCTGTCATCGGCCACCACGGTGCAAGAAGCCGTCTGGCTGCAAGCGAATGGCGCGGATGCCGTGATCGCCCAAGGCTTGGAAGCGGGCGGGCACCGGGGCATGTTTTTGACCGATGACCTGAGCACCCAAATGGGCACGTTAGCGCTGTTGCCCCAAATCGTTCAGGCCGTGCAACTGCCCGTGATCGCCGCTGGCGGCATTGGTTCGGCCCCAGGCGTGGCTGCAGCCCAAGCGCTGGGCGCGGCCGGTGTGCAAATCGGCACGGCTTATTTGTGCAGCCACGAGGCCACCACCAGCGCGCTGCACCGGGCGGCCTTGCAATCGCCCGAGGCGCAGCACACGGCCCTCACACGCTTGTTCAGCGGCCGCCCAGCGCGCGGCATCGTCAACCGCTTGATGCGCGAACTCGGCGCCTTGAACCCCGCGGCCCCGGCGTTTCCACTGGCCACAGCAGCCATTGCCCCCTTGCGTGCCGCAGCCGAGGCTCGGGGCTTGAGCGACTTCACCCCCCTGTGGTCGGGTCAAAACGCCGCCACCGCGCGCAGCCTGAGCGCTGCCGACATCACCCGAGAAATGGTCAACGCCTGGCGCTGA
- the hpaR gene encoding homoprotocatechuate degradation operon regulator HpaR codes for MTAMTTFVHRNLPRLLLEARESVMAHTRPSLRQHGLSDQQWRVLRVLGEHALQPGGVETGRVSKEAYLLGPSLTGVLNRMERDGLIERQRCPKDARRTVVRATTAGLAKVQALSQTIETHYSWMEQQLGKAQLMAMYDLLDKVIAMDVPGGRADETTEE; via the coding sequence ATGACCGCCATGACCACTTTTGTCCATCGCAACCTGCCGCGCCTTTTGCTCGAAGCGCGTGAGTCGGTGATGGCGCACACCCGACCGAGCTTGCGCCAGCATGGCTTGTCGGATCAGCAGTGGCGTGTTTTGCGGGTGCTGGGAGAGCACGCCCTCCAGCCAGGTGGGGTCGAAACTGGACGTGTGTCCAAGGAGGCCTATTTGCTGGGGCCCAGCTTGACGGGGGTGCTCAACCGCATGGAGCGCGACGGTCTGATTGAGCGCCAGCGTTGCCCCAAAGACGCTCGCCGCACGGTGGTGAGGGCCACCACAGCAGGACTGGCCAAGGTGCAGGCCTTGTCGCAAACCATCGAGACCCACTACAGCTGGATGGAACAGCAATTGGGCAAAGCGCAGCTGATGGCCATGTACGACCTGCTGGACAAAGTGATCGCCATGGACGTGCCCGGTGGGCGTGCCGATGAAACGACCGAGGAGTAA